From the Chryseobacterium fluminis genome, the window AATCAGCTGGGAAGCTCTGCAGGTGTATCGCGCCAATTCAGGGTCCCGTATCCGGATCAGTATATGGTACAGATGGCTCTTGATGCCCAGCCTTATTGGGAAGAACTGCAAAAACAGACAGATATTCCGTTGCTGGATAAGGTAGGAACACTCTGGTTCGGAGATCCCACGGTGCATTCTACAGAAGGAAATATTGCCGAAGCCGAAGAAGCGTTAAAAGCATTGAAGGTTCCCTACACCACGCTTACCGCAAAAGAAATTGAAGAAGAATACAACTTCAGAAACTTACCGGACACTTATACCGGACTATTTCAGCCGGACGGCGCAAGCATTAATTTCAAAGCAACCATAGAAACGCTTCTGGATTTGTGTAAGCAGGAAGAAACGGTATCTCTTGAAGAGAACTCGCCTGTTCTTAAAATTAATCAGATCGGGGAACTTTTTGAAATCACCACTCCCTATGGAATTTATATTACCAAAAAACTGGCGGTAATCCCGGGTCCCTATATCAACAGTGTGATCAATTTACTGGATTTTAAAATCGAAGCGACGTACTGGAATATGTCTTCAGCATATTTTAAAAAGACCGATCCCGACATTCAGTATCCGACATGGTTTGTATTTCAGAACGCGTCAGGTGATAACGGAAATCAGTTTTATGGCTTTCCGTCTGTCGACTGGGATCATCCGGAATACATCAGGGTCGCGCCTGATTTTGTGATCAATCCCTTGGAAGAGCCAGGAGACAGGACCCTAATTCCTGATCAGCAGGAACTCGACTACACTTCAGAATGGGTTAAAGAACATATGACCGGATTAAGTACTGAGCCGGAGTATACCTCAACCTGCCTTATCGCTTTGAGTAAAATCCCCAATAAAGAACTTCTGATCGACTTTGCACCGGGATATGTTCCGAATCACAAAAATATTGTCGTCTATGCTACAGGCTGGGCCGCAAAATTCACTCCTTTTTTAGGAAAAATCATGTCGGATCTTGCACTGGACGGACATACGGAATTTGATATTACCCCATTCCAGCTGGGACGCAAATATTTTAAAGCACTTTAAAAATATAAACCATGAATAAAAACACTCCTCTAAATACAGGGATGCACCCTGATCTGAAAACTGAAGTCGCCATTATTGGTGCAGGAACTTCGGGATTATATTCTGCCTTTCGTCTTGTAACCGATAAAAAGTTTGAGGCTCATGAAGTACAGATTTTCGATATGAATGATAAGCTGGGCGGAAGACTGGAGTCTGTGATTCTGCCGGGAATGAATTTCTGGGGCGAGTTGGGCGGTATGCGCTATCTGACCTCACAGGAAATCGTAACGAATTTAATTGAGGGCTATCCCTCTTCCGAAGATCCGACAACACGTATTCCTGTTCTGAAAGACATTATGACTCCCATTCCTTTTCCAATGGGGGATCCTGAAAAACTTCTTATGTACCTCAGAAAAGAGCGTTTCAAACAGAGTGACTGGAATTCTGCCGAGGGCGAACATAAAAAACTCATCACCCGGTATTATCTTAATGAAGGTGATGTAGGCTACAGTTCGGATCAGTTATTTAATAAAATTATTCACGATGTACTGATGGCAGACGCCTGGGTGGCTTCAACTTACGGGAGCAAAATTAAAGGTTCTTCTCCCCTGGATTATTCTTTTGAGCTGGATAGCAGAGATTGGGACAACATTAAACCTAAACTCATCTATAATTTTCCTAACTCTCCTTATGACGGACGTAAAGTAAATGATATCGGTTTCTGGAATCTGATCAAAGATCAGGTTTCACAGGAAGGATACCAGTTTCTGGCCAATGCCGGTGGATACTACTCAAATACTATCAACTGGAATTCTGCGGAAGCCTTTCCTTATATGGTGGGAGATTTCTCCGCAGATACCCAATATAAAACCATTGAGGAAGGCTACGACAGTATCGCTTATGCCATTGCTAATGCTTATATGGAACATAACGGAGCATGCATCTGGTCTGAAAATAAATTACTGACCTTTACCAAAGATTATTCGCTCAACGCCTCTCACAAATATCATCTGACTTTTCTGAATCTTAAAACCAATAAGCAGTGGAAAGTCTTTGCCAATCACCTTATTCTTGCAATGCCGAGAAAATCACTGGAGCTTTTGGATCAGAACAACTTCTTTTTTAACGCTGATCTTAATTCTACGCTTCATTACAACATGAGTTCCGTTATCATGGAGCCTGCTTTTAAAATTTTAATGGGCTTTAAATACCCCTGGTGGAAAGAATTGGGTATTGATTCCGGACATTCTATCACCGATTTACCGATGAGGCAATGCTACTACTTCGGAACAGACCCTGAAACCAATAATTCCATGCTGCTGGGAAGCTACGGAGATATGGAAACGGAAACATTCTGGAAGGCTCTTACCGATGATAATGTGCTTTTCGAAGTAAAACCTGCCAAATCGGCATCGCTTACAGAACTGCACGAGCTGGATAATGTACAGGCGACAAAATTAATGGTGAATGAATTGATGAATCAGCTGCGCGAACTTCACGGCGATCAGGTCACCATTCCTGAACCGTATGTGACGTATTTCAGAGACTGGACAGAAGATCCTTTCGGAGCCGGATATCACGCCTGGAAAGCCGGGTACTCCGTTCAAGACGTCATGACGTACATGAGAAAACCGGCAGTGGATGAGCAAATCCATATCTGTGGTGAAGCTTACTCTGATCAGCAGGGCTGGGTGGAAGGAGCTTTCTGTGAAGCTGAAAAAATGCTGAGGGAATATTTCGGCCTTACATGTCCTTACTGGCTGAGCGAGAAGTATTACCTCGGATGGTAATCCTGAAATAAGTATATAAATGCGACCCGCCATTAAAGCGGGTCGGTTTATTGGGTCATGTACCTTCTAAAATATTTTTTATTCCTGATTGATATACCTTCAAAGATTTGAAATCAAATTTAGCTGATCTTCTTCTGTTGTTACGTACTTTTGCAGGAAGTTAAACCTTTATTATGGACCCTATATTTTCCGAAAGCCATCAGGTTGGAGTGGTATCCGGCTTTTACGAATTGGTAAATACTCCCTTCCAGGACAGTACCAATGCATTATGCTGGTATAGAAATTTACAGGGTGATTTTAAAGAAATTGTTTCTCAGTTGACGTTAAAAGAGAATATTACCGAAGTCTCTATGGAGGATCTGTTAGCGTTAAAACTTTCAGCAGAAGGGGATAAAGCAAGAGAAATCATCTTAAATGATCTGCGCTTATTAACGGATTCCGGGGCACTGCCCTCTCTTAATTTACTCAAAAATTATGAGCGGGATGAGGAATTCGACTTCATTGCTACGGATGTTTATTCTTATCATGTCGACCGCTCTCCTGTGGGAACAGATACTTTTTTATGTACCTATTACGGAGCCGCCAGCGATATTATTCCCAATGATCAGGTGGACCAGAAAATCCTGATTCCGGAAATCCGGAAAAAACTCAGAGAACTGCATCATGGGCCGGAAGCAGAATTTGAAAATTTCCTGAAAGATTGTTTTTTCGACCTGCATTATCAGCCAAAACCCAATGCTCAACCCATAAACCTGGGATGCGGTCATCTGTGGAGATTGGCTGTAGATCATCCGCAACAGAACGTTTTGCCGTGCGTTCATCGTGCGCCGGCGGAAAATGCCGGCGAATACCGATTATTGCTCATTTGCTGATAAAATAATGTAATCGCCTTTTCACCCCGAAACTATATTTTTCAAAATATTTTTAACTGATTCTTCGAAATTTTTCACATTATCTTTCGGATGAATGCATACTCTTTGATTCATTGTATCAGGATGACGATACTACAGTTAATTGTATGCCTTAAAACTATGTGATTATAGGTTAATTCATTAATAATTAATAGAATTTGGCGTAAATTTTGAGCCTTATAATACTATGAAGTTATTATTATTTCTAAAGACTACTACCCTGCTTCATTATTAAAATTAATGTTAAATGTCAAATGTTTTAAAATGAAAAAATGTACGATCGCAGTATTTCTGTTCCTGACAGCACATTCAGTTCTGTATTCGCAATCGCTGAAATCGCCGGACGGAAAGTTTGAAATGAATTTTGAGCTTAAGCAGGGAATTCCTTATTATCACTTAAAATACAATGGCGATACCGTAGTTGAAGACTCTAAAATGGGATTGAGACTTTTCAGGAATGATTCAGCGGTAAAGATGTCTTCAGAAATGATACAATCTCAGGATTCATCCTTTGATCTCAACAACGGTTTTACAAAAACAGATGAAAAACGGAATTCGAAAAATGAAATCTGGCAGCCTGTTTTAGGGGAAAAGAAAAATTATATTAACCATTACAACGAATTAGCGGTACAACTTACTCAAGCTTCTTCCGATCGGCATATCATTATTAAATTCAGATTATTTGATGACGGTCTGGCCTTCAGGTATGAATTTCCACAGCAGAAAAACCTGAATTATTTCACCATCCGGGAAGAAGATTCCGAAATTGATTTTCCTTCTGATATGAAAGCCTGGTGGATCGTCGGTGATTATGATTCTCAGGAATATCCTTACCAGGAAACAAAAATTTCTGAAATTCCGGGAAGATGGGACCAGGCCTGGGATAAGCATTCTTCTCAGACGCTGATAAAAAATGCAGTTCAGACGTCGCTGATGCTTAAAAAAGAAGGAAAAAATCCTTTATACATCAATGTTGCCGAGGCCGCAGTATTAGATTATCCCGCCTCCAATCTGGATGTGGATGCGGTGAATTTTAAATTTAAAACTCATCTTACACCTGATAAGCAGGGCGCCAAAGGATATATCCAGACTTCTTCAGTGTCCCCGTGGCGAACGATTATTGTTTCTCCGAAAGCGGAAATAGTCATGGATTCGAAAATGCTTTTTAACCTGAACGAACCGACAAGATACACCGATACTTCATATATCCATCCCACAAAATACATGGGCGTATGGTGGGAAATGATCATCGGGAAGTCACAGTGGGCTTACGGTACACCGAAATCCAATGTCCGGATCGGCGAGACGGATTTTTCAAAACTGACTCCCAACGGAAAACACGGTGCCAACAATACAAAAGTTAAGGAGTACATCGATTTTGCTTCTGAAAACGGTTTTCAGGGACTGTTGATCGAAGGATGGAATGTCGGCTGGGAGGATTGGTCCAACCATTCAAAGGAGTTTGTCTTTGATTTTATTACTCCTTATCCGGATTTTGATATTAAAATGTTAAATGACTATGCACATTCTAAAGGGATCAAACTGATGATGCACCATGAAACTTCCGCTTCCGCAACAAACTATGAAAGATGGGCAGATAAAGCATTCCAGCTGATGAACACCTACGGCTATGATGCCGTAAAGACAGGATATGTCGGCGACATTATTCCCCGTGGTGAACATCACTACTCGCAGTGGACCATCAACCATTATTACAGAATTGTCGAAAAGGCTCATGAATATAAGATTATGATCAATTCCCATGAATCTGTACGGCCGGGAGGTGAAAGCAGAACCTATCCAAACTGGGTTTCTGCCGAAGCTGCACGCGGGACGGAACACGAAGCCTTCCTGGGAAATAACCCTGATCATCAGACGATTCTCCCTTTTACAAGATGGATTGGCGGCTCGATGGACTATACACCGGGGATTTTCCAGACAAAATTAAATTACTATTTTCCTGGCGATAAGCGCTTTGTAAAAACCACGCTGGCAAAACAACTGGCCCTATATGTGGTGATGTATATGCCTGTTCAGATGGCAGCGGATCTGCCGGAAAACTACAGAAGACATATGGATGCGTTTCAGTTTATCAAAGATGTGGCTGCCGATTGGGATGACACCAAAATCCTGGCCGCAGAACCCGGTGATTATATTATCACAGCGAGAAAAGCAAAAAATACAGACCACTGGTTTTTAGGAGGCATCACCGACGAAAATAAACGGGAGTATGCTGTAAATTTCTCATTTCTTGACAGTGGCAAAAGGTATGAAGCCACCATCTATGAAGACGGAAAAGACGCAGATTATATAAACAATCCTAAAAGTTATCATATCTATAAAAAACAAATTACGAACCGGTCAAAGATAAAATTTAAAATGGCAAGAAGCGGCGGATTTGCGGTCACTATAAAACCTCTGACTGAACACTGATTATACAGACTTCCGGAAACACAAAAAATCCCTGTCTGAAACAGGGATTCGTTTTTTAATAATATTGCAATGATATTATTAATTATTTCACTGCAGCCTTTGTTTTTTCTGACTCCATTAAGTGGTGTTCCAGTGCCGGAAGTGTTTTGCCGGCAAAAGATTTAAGGGAAGCATCACCTCCTGAAGAAGATTCTTTCTTAAATTCTTCAATTGCCTTTTTATGATCTGTTACCATAACATCTGCAAAAGCACGGTCAAAATCTGCACCTTTTTTGGCTTTCAGATCATCATATGTTTTTTGCTGCTCTGCACTTACGCTTGTTGGCAACGTGTATCCTGCTGTTGATGCCCAGCTTTTCAGCTCGTCATTGGCTTTGGTATGATCTTTTACCATCATTGCACCCAGTGTTTTTACAGAAGCATTAGTACCGTTAGTAGAAGCAAGCTCACCGAGCATTACTTCAGCCATTCCGGACATGGCTGCCTTATCTGCAAATTTTTTGTCCTGATCATTCAGTGTGGCTGAGGTTGCATTCGCAGTAGTAGCTGTAGCTGCTGTAGAATCAGTAGGTGTAGCATTCATTGCTGTATCAGAAGATACGGCTGTACTGTCAGCATCATTATTGACATTAGTGGTTTCTTTTTTCTCACATGACATTAAAGCGCCCACTGCAAGAAGTGTTAGGATTGAATTTTTCATAATATTATTTTAAAATGTATTTGGTAAGATCTTATTTTCTGCAGAATCATTTCGGATCATTTACATAAAGATTCCGGTAAGCTATGATACTTTTATTTTGTTACATCATTTATCCATACTGCATTGGTAAACTTATTGTCAATACTCATGATTCGTTATAGGTATTCCCGGATTGTCTTGTTCTCTACAATTATTCCGTTAGCTATACCCATACTCATTAATTTCTGATCAATAGTTAATACGTGATGAATTTAAACAATGATTATACCAAAATTTAATCTTTATATGCAATTTAAAGTAAAATATTCTTATCATCATCAAATACTTATGCAAAATTTCATAAAATATTTCATATTTACCTGTTGTGCTTTTCAAAATGATGGATTAACGAGCTTTCCCATCAAAGAAAACAGATTCGCTTTGTTAAAGGAAATCCATCAATGAGCAATCGTTTATGGTATTCCAACAGATTCAACAGCTGTTTATCATCTGCCAGGTAAAATGTACAATGGCGGTTTGTATGTTTCTGTACTAAACCGATTGAATTATCTGGTTCAATGGTAAGCGTGATTTCGGCAGAGAATCGGGATGGCTCTGATCATTTGGATCGGCATAGCCCACCGTTACAGCAAATAACGGAGAACACCCGTCCGGGGGTAATATTTCTTTATACGCCAGGCGGTTAATCCCTTCCATTGGAGTCGCATCGAGCCCCATACTTATGCAGGCACTCAGAAAGTAACCCAAGGAAAGATAGACCTGACTTTCCATCCATGATTTTACGGCAGCTTCACCCTTCGACTTTATCATCGGTTCATAAAAACCTTTTACCCATGCTTCGGGAAGAACGGAGAGATTTGTTTTTTCAAAATGATCAATATCATCGATAACACTGAAAACAACCAGGAGCCCGACATCGTTCACTGACTTTTCATTCGTATAAGACTGGGCTGCCAGTGCTTCTTTTACCGTTTCGTCTGTCACGAAGGTAAATTTCCAGGGCTGACTATTGATGGAAGACGGGCTCAGATGTAGTATTTCTTTAAGTTCCCCAATCTGCGCTGAAGAAATTTTCCTGGCCGGATCATATTTTTTGGTTGCATACCGGCGCTTGGCAAGGTCTAAAAAATTCATAACTGTAAAATTTTAATTATACTATACTTTTTAATGTTGCAAAACTAAGTATAGTGATCTATCTTTGCAATACCGGCTAAAAATGATAGTAACAGATGTATCGTATCAATAACAAACATTACCCCTGCAGCACCAGCCTGACCATGAAATACATAGGAGGAAAATGGAAAGCTGTCATCCTTATCCATCTCATAGAAAAAAAAGATATAGTGAATTAAGGAGGGAATGTCCCGTCATCACTGAACGGACCTTAAGTCTGCAGTTGAAAGAAATGGAAGAGGACGGCCTGATCAAGCGTACCGTTCACACCAGCAAGCCTCCGCTAAAAGTAGATTATGAATTAACGGAATTCGGAAAGACCTTAATTCCGCTGCTTCATGCCATCTCTGAATGGGGAGATGAAGTAGCTGCGGCAGATGAACGCATAAAGTCGGTCCCCTAAGTCCGACCGTTTCAGATTCTATCCGTATTAAAAGTCTCTTCATCCCATAATAAATTGGCGTGCAGTAACTTAGTGGTTGCAAACAAATATTCTCTGAACATTATACCATCTGTAGCATTATTTTTGTAAATGTTGTAGATACAGCAGCAGAGATTATTGTATCATGCGCTGAGGTGCTGTCTATTTATTCCTCATATATCGATATCTACTAACAAATGACTGACAATCGTAAATCAATTTACAGTGCACTTGCTGCCAATCTGTTAATTGCATTAACAAAGTTTATTGCGGGAGCATTTACCAATAGCTCTTCCATGATCTCTGAAGGTATTCATTCCACTGTGGATACGACCAACCAGCTGTTACTTTTATATGGATTGAAAAGAAGCAGAAAAGCACCGGACGAATTTCATCCTTTCGGATATGGCAAGGAACTTTATTTCTGGTCTTTTGTCGTCTCTATTCTGATCTTCGGTCTGGGCGGTGCTTTATCGGTTTACCAAGGTGTTTTGCACATGATAGAACCTGAGGTGATGAAAGATCCTTTCTGGAACTATATCGTATTATTCCTTTCGCTTATTTTTGAGGGAACCTCTCTATTTATTGCTGTCAAAGAATTTAATAAAACCAGAAACGGCATGCGATGGTGGGATGCCATTATAAAGAGCAAGGACCCTTCCAGTTTTCTTGTTGTTTTTGAAGATGGGGCGGCAGTGGCCGGTTTGATCATTGTTATGATTCTGATGGGAATCAGCCATTCTTTTGGAATCCCGGAATTAGACGGGCTCGCCTCGGTAATGGTAGGGCTGATTCTGGTTTTCGTATCTTTTATCCTGGCCAGGGAAAGCCGGAGCTTACTGATGGGAGAAGGAATAGCTCCTGAAACAAGACAAAAGATTGCCAGACTGGCAGAAAAAGATGAGTCGGTCGTCAGAACAAAAAGTATTTTATCTACGTATCAGTCACCGGAAGAAGTCATTCTGATGCTGATCATAGATTTCAAAGATCATCTGGATACAGAAGAAATCACTGAAGGGATACACCGGATACGGGAGCATATAAAAGCCGAATTCCCTTTGGTCCGGTTTGTTATTATTCAGCCTGAATAATTGATCAGTTTTAATATCATCATTATATGCTAGTATAAATCAGTCGTGCCTGTCAGGTATGATTCTCAGACATTCCGCAATATTTATAAAATAATCAGAAAATTTTTATCAGGTATACTATTTGATTGATATTTTTGGGTGGGAGCCGAATGCTCCGCTCTCTTTCGATGTTATACACTTAAAATCAAAAATCATGTTGAAAAAAGGAGATCATGTTAAATGGAAATTCAGGTTTGGAGAAACCCATGGAATCATCACCAGGGTTCACACGAGTGATTTTACCTTTATGCAGAAACAGCGCAGAGCTTCTGAAGAAAGCCCGCAGTATGAGGTTATGAGTGAAAAAACCGGGAAATCCGCAGTGCATAAGGAAGAAGCATTAAAGAAAATATAATCCGAAAACCTGCAGAAAATCGGTTACCAGGTGTGCAGTCTTCACTTTGAGTGTCTGTGATAGGTTGATTCATTACATATGAGCCTGGCATCAGTATTTTATCCGGAAACTATAATTAGAGATAGTCTGGAACAGCTGCAAATTCTGTACTTTTTTAAATCAAGCGGTGTCACTACTCTCCCCTGAGTAATGACAACCAGCTCTCATTTATAGATCATACCGTTCCGTGTTTATGAACAATATGTTTATATTCCAGAAAATCTTCCAAAGATGCCAAACCGTTTAATCTTCCCAGGCCACTAAGTTTATATCCTCCTTCTTCGAATTCATCCCTTACTTCAGCCCATGCATTGATCCAGACTGTTCCGGCTTCAAGCTCTCTCGCAATCTTTAAAGGGAGATCCACGTCCTGGCTCCAGACAGAAGCAGCCAATCCATATACATTATCATTGGCTGATTCAATAGCTTCCTGCACTGTTTCAACAACCTGTACCGTAGCTACCGGCCCGAATGTTTCCTCCTGTACAATTTCCAGTTTATTGTGGGTTACCTGAAGCAATGTGGGGCGGTAAAAAGCTCCTGAGGCCAGCGGACCTTCAGTTATTTTTCCTCCGCGTACCAGTACTTTAGCACCCTCGGATATTGCTTTTTCAACGGCCTTATCTACCCGTTCCACATTAGCTTTATCAATCATGGGTCCCATTTCGCTTTGTAAATCGGCGGCAGGCCCCACTTTTACATTTTCCAGTCTTTCCGACAGCTTTCTGATCAATTGCTCTTCTATCCCATTCTGTACGATTATACGGCTGCCTGTCATACAAAACTGCCCGGCAAAAACGGTAATTGCCTTTTCAAGGGTAGGGACCGCCTTATCAAGATCAGCATCATTCAATACCAGCATAGGGGTCTTTCCTCCCAGTTCAAAGCCAAATCTTTTCAATTGAGGAGCGCCATTAGCCATTAATATTTTACCGGTACGTGTACTACCCGTATATGAAATTACAGGAGTATCAGGGGATTCCACCATCAATGCAGCACCCTCGCTTCCGCTTTCAGTGAATTGGTTAATGACTCCTTTGGGAAGACTTTTTACAGAGGCAAAAACTTCATTAACGAGAGCATTCACCTGAGCAGTCTGGGCAGGCATTTTAATAACCACAGTGCAGCCTGCCGCAAGGGCCGGAGCCAGGGAACGTACCATCAGAATGATGGGTGAATTCCATGGGACTATTATTCCTGCTACTCCTACAGCTTCTGTCACTACTGCACTAAAAGAACCTGGCGATGTTTCCAGGGCACGTCCGGTCTGCGTAAGTGCCTGTGCTGCGAAGTATCTCAGTTTTGGAGCAACCATGCTACATTCAAATTCAGCTTCGCCTTGTACTTTTCCATTTTCCAGGGTGAGTAAATTTACCAGCTTTTCGTGATAAGCTTCAAACTGGTCTGCCAGCTCATTCAGCACTTTATATCTTAGCTGGCGGTCGCTCTTCCAATTTGTTTCTTTAAATGCTCTTTTTGCAGCAGCTATTCCCAGTATCGCTTCTGCTTTTCCACCGTCTGCGAAAAGACCTATTTTTTCGCCATCTGCAGGGTTGAAGCTTTCCCTGTAATTCCCGTTATCAATCCATTCTCCATCTATCCAGTTTAATGCTATGTTCATATCATTGAATTTATGCGGTTATTTGTGTTATTTGCTTTTTTTGATATCATCTGTAATTTTTTCGGCCAGCATTATGATGGTTGGATTGGGTGCAGCTGAAACAGCATCAGGAAATATGGATGCATCCACTACCCTGAGGCCCTTGGTTTTATAAACCCTTCCGGCAAAATCCACTACTGCACTTTTATCACTTTCTTCGCCCATCGGAACTGTAGAAAATGGATGATGATAAGTGTCCAATGTAGATCTTGCTGACTGAATAAGGTCTTCATCACTTGTTACACCGGC encodes:
- a CDS encoding FAD-dependent oxidoreductase — protein: MNQENYDVIVIGGGAIGLATAYHLGKRKARTLVLEQFTFVNQLGSSAGVSRQFRVPYPDQYMVQMALDAQPYWEELQKQTDIPLLDKVGTLWFGDPTVHSTEGNIAEAEEALKALKVPYTTLTAKEIEEEYNFRNLPDTYTGLFQPDGASINFKATIETLLDLCKQEETVSLEENSPVLKINQIGELFEITTPYGIYITKKLAVIPGPYINSVINLLDFKIEATYWNMSSAYFKKTDPDIQYPTWFVFQNASGDNGNQFYGFPSVDWDHPEYIRVAPDFVINPLEEPGDRTLIPDQQELDYTSEWVKEHMTGLSTEPEYTSTCLIALSKIPNKELLIDFAPGYVPNHKNIVVYATGWAAKFTPFLGKIMSDLALDGHTEFDITPFQLGRKYFKAL
- a CDS encoding flavin monoamine oxidase family protein; protein product: MNKNTPLNTGMHPDLKTEVAIIGAGTSGLYSAFRLVTDKKFEAHEVQIFDMNDKLGGRLESVILPGMNFWGELGGMRYLTSQEIVTNLIEGYPSSEDPTTRIPVLKDIMTPIPFPMGDPEKLLMYLRKERFKQSDWNSAEGEHKKLITRYYLNEGDVGYSSDQLFNKIIHDVLMADAWVASTYGSKIKGSSPLDYSFELDSRDWDNIKPKLIYNFPNSPYDGRKVNDIGFWNLIKDQVSQEGYQFLANAGGYYSNTINWNSAEAFPYMVGDFSADTQYKTIEEGYDSIAYAIANAYMEHNGACIWSENKLLTFTKDYSLNASHKYHLTFLNLKTNKQWKVFANHLILAMPRKSLELLDQNNFFFNADLNSTLHYNMSSVIMEPAFKILMGFKYPWWKELGIDSGHSITDLPMRQCYYFGTDPETNNSMLLGSYGDMETETFWKALTDDNVLFEVKPAKSASLTELHELDNVQATKLMVNELMNQLRELHGDQVTIPEPYVTYFRDWTEDPFGAGYHAWKAGYSVQDVMTYMRKPAVDEQIHICGEAYSDQQGWVEGAFCEAEKMLREYFGLTCPYWLSEKYYLGW
- a CDS encoding DUF1826 domain-containing protein, whose amino-acid sequence is MDPIFSESHQVGVVSGFYELVNTPFQDSTNALCWYRNLQGDFKEIVSQLTLKENITEVSMEDLLALKLSAEGDKAREIILNDLRLLTDSGALPSLNLLKNYERDEEFDFIATDVYSYHVDRSPVGTDTFLCTYYGAASDIIPNDQVDQKILIPEIRKKLRELHHGPEAEFENFLKDCFFDLHYQPKPNAQPINLGCGHLWRLAVDHPQQNVLPCVHRAPAENAGEYRLLLIC
- a CDS encoding glycoside hydrolase family 97 protein encodes the protein MKKCTIAVFLFLTAHSVLYSQSLKSPDGKFEMNFELKQGIPYYHLKYNGDTVVEDSKMGLRLFRNDSAVKMSSEMIQSQDSSFDLNNGFTKTDEKRNSKNEIWQPVLGEKKNYINHYNELAVQLTQASSDRHIIIKFRLFDDGLAFRYEFPQQKNLNYFTIREEDSEIDFPSDMKAWWIVGDYDSQEYPYQETKISEIPGRWDQAWDKHSSQTLIKNAVQTSLMLKKEGKNPLYINVAEAAVLDYPASNLDVDAVNFKFKTHLTPDKQGAKGYIQTSSVSPWRTIIVSPKAEIVMDSKMLFNLNEPTRYTDTSYIHPTKYMGVWWEMIIGKSQWAYGTPKSNVRIGETDFSKLTPNGKHGANNTKVKEYIDFASENGFQGLLIEGWNVGWEDWSNHSKEFVFDFITPYPDFDIKMLNDYAHSKGIKLMMHHETSASATNYERWADKAFQLMNTYGYDAVKTGYVGDIIPRGEHHYSQWTINHYYRIVEKAHEYKIMINSHESVRPGGESRTYPNWVSAEAARGTEHEAFLGNNPDHQTILPFTRWIGGSMDYTPGIFQTKLNYYFPGDKRFVKTTLAKQLALYVVMYMPVQMAADLPENYRRHMDAFQFIKDVAADWDDTKILAAEPGDYIITARKAKNTDHWFLGGITDENKREYAVNFSFLDSGKRYEATIYEDGKDADYINNPKSYHIYKKQITNRSKIKFKMARSGGFAVTIKPLTEH
- a CDS encoding DUF4142 domain-containing protein, with protein sequence MKNSILTLLAVGALMSCEKKETTNVNNDADSTAVSSDTAMNATPTDSTAATATTANATSATLNDQDKKFADKAAMSGMAEVMLGELASTNGTNASVKTLGAMMVKDHTKANDELKSWASTAGYTLPTSVSAEQQKTYDDLKAKKGADFDRAFADVMVTDHKKAIEEFKKESSSGGDASLKSFAGKTLPALEHHLMESEKTKAAVK
- a CDS encoding nitroreductase family protein is translated as MNFLDLAKRRYATKKYDPARKISSAQIGELKEILHLSPSSINSQPWKFTFVTDETVKEALAAQSYTNEKSVNDVGLLVVFSVIDDIDHFEKTNLSVLPEAWVKGFYEPMIKSKGEAAVKSWMESQVYLSLGYFLSACISMGLDATPMEGINRLAYKEILPPDGCSPLFAVTVGYADPNDQSHPDSLPKSRLPLNQIIQSV
- a CDS encoding cation diffusion facilitator family transporter, encoding MTDNRKSIYSALAANLLIALTKFIAGAFTNSSSMISEGIHSTVDTTNQLLLLYGLKRSRKAPDEFHPFGYGKELYFWSFVVSILIFGLGGALSVYQGVLHMIEPEVMKDPFWNYIVLFLSLIFEGTSLFIAVKEFNKTRNGMRWWDAIIKSKDPSSFLVVFEDGAAVAGLIIVMILMGISHSFGIPELDGLASVMVGLILVFVSFILARESRSLLMGEGIAPETRQKIARLAEKDESVVRTKSILSTYQSPEEVILMLIIDFKDHLDTEEITEGIHRIREHIKAEFPLVRFVIIQPE
- a CDS encoding hypervirulence associated TUDOR domain-containing protein — protein: MLKKGDHVKWKFRFGETHGIITRVHTSDFTFMQKQRRASEESPQYEVMSEKTGKSAVHKEEALKKI
- a CDS encoding aldehyde dehydrogenase family protein, giving the protein MNIALNWIDGEWIDNGNYRESFNPADGEKIGLFADGGKAEAILGIAAAKRAFKETNWKSDRQLRYKVLNELADQFEAYHEKLVNLLTLENGKVQGEAEFECSMVAPKLRYFAAQALTQTGRALETSPGSFSAVVTEAVGVAGIIVPWNSPIILMVRSLAPALAAGCTVVIKMPAQTAQVNALVNEVFASVKSLPKGVINQFTESGSEGAALMVESPDTPVISYTGSTRTGKILMANGAPQLKRFGFELGGKTPMLVLNDADLDKAVPTLEKAITVFAGQFCMTGSRIIVQNGIEEQLIRKLSERLENVKVGPAADLQSEMGPMIDKANVERVDKAVEKAISEGAKVLVRGGKITEGPLASGAFYRPTLLQVTHNKLEIVQEETFGPVATVQVVETVQEAIESANDNVYGLAASVWSQDVDLPLKIARELEAGTVWINAWAEVRDEFEEGGYKLSGLGRLNGLASLEDFLEYKHIVHKHGTV